Genomic DNA from Rhodothermales bacterium:
ATACCAAAAATGGACCTGTCCGCGATGTAGATGGGGCCGTCTGCCATGGCGGCGACCTGCCAGGGCACGCCGAGCAGGTATTCTGTCGGCAGACTTTCATCGGCGCCCAGCACGAGCACCTCCTCCAGCGTGACCTCATGCTGCCTTTCAGGACCCCACGGGGCACCGAGTAACACCGCGACCGTCGTGACGAGGCCCATCAGGGCTGAGAAGGCTCTCATTGGGGCTGGGGCGGAAGGTCCGTCGGGAGAATTGGCGCAGTGGCAGAATACCCTCTGCCGCGTTGCCCCTCCTCCGAGTAGCTCCGCTACGCGTCGTCGCGGCGCCTTGCGCCCGGCATTCCAACGACGCAGAATGAGGCACCGGCGTTTATTCAACGGGCCTTAACGATCTGGGACGAATGTTCACCGTTGATCGACGCCCACCCCCGAGGCGCATCGTAATATTTGCGTCTTCCCCGTTCTAAAGCGAATTCCCATTTCGATGGAAGCAGTAGCCACCGCCACCGGCGAAGTTGTACAGATTGTCGGCCCTGTGGTCGATGCGCAGTTCCCGGCCGACTCCGTGCCGGAGATTCTGGACGCCCTCACGATTGACCGTGAGGACGGCTCCACGCTGGTGCTTGAAGTGCAGCAGCACCTTGGCGAGAACCGTGTGCGCACGGTGGCCATGGACTCGACCGATGGACTGACCCGCGGCACGACCGTGGTCAATACCGGTCAGGCCATCTCCATGCCGACCGGCCCCGAGGTACGAGGCCGTCTGTTCAACGTGGTGGGTCGCGCCATCGACGGGCTGCCGCAGCCCGCATCGGAAGGCGATCGCCCGATCCATGCCGACCCGCCGGGCTACGACGAGCTGGCTACGTCGGTCGAGATGCTCGAGACGGGTATCAAGGTGATTGACCTGCTCCAGCCCTACGCACGTGGTGGCAAGATTGGTCTCTTCGGTGGTGCCGGTGTCGGCAAGACCGTGACGATCATGGAGCTCATCAACAACATCGCCAAGGCCCACGAGGGTCTGTCGGTATTTGCCGGCGTCGGCGAGCGTACGCGTGAGGGCAACGACCTCATGCGCGAGATGCTCGAGGCCGGTGTGATGGACTACGGCGAGGCCTTCCGGCACTCCATGGAGGAGGGCGGCTGGGACCTCGACAAAGTCGACATGGACAAGGTCAAGGATTCGAACATCGCCCTGGTGTTCGGGCAGATGAACGAGCCGCCTGGGGCCCGTGCCCGTGTGGCACTGTCCGGCCTGACCATTGCCGAGTACTTCCGCGATCTGGGTGGTCGTGACGTGCTGCTCTTCGTCGACAACATCTTCCGGTTCACGCAGGCCGGTTCCGAGGTGTCCGCCCTTCTGGGACGTATGCCTTCGGCCGTGGGTTACCAGCCCACGCTCGCCACCGAGATGGGTGCCCTGCAGGAGCGCATCACCTCCACCAAGAAGGGCTCGATCACGTCCGTGCAGGCCATCTATGTGCCGGCTGACGACCTTACCGACCCGGCACCGGCCACCACGTTTGCCCACCTCGACGCCACGACGGTGCTGTCGCGCCAGATCGCGTCCCTGGGTCTGTACCCGGCCATTGACCCGCTGGACTCCACGTCCCGGATCCTGGACCCGCGCGTCATCGGCGACGACCACTACGACACGGCCATGGCCGTGAAGCAGCTGCTGCAGCGCTACAAGGAACTGCAAGACATCATCGCCATCCTCGGCATGGACGAACTGTCCGACGAAGACAAGCTGGTTGTGGGCCGTGCGCGTCGTGCGCAGCGCTATATGTCGCAGCCGTTCTTCGTCGCGGAGCAGTTCACGGGCACGCCGGGTGCGTACGTCAAGATTGACGACACCATCCGCGGCTTCAAGATGATCCTCTCGGGTGAGCTGGATCACCTGCCGGAGCGCGCGTTCGCCTACAAAGGCGCCATCGAGGAAGTCATCGAGGCCGGCGAGAAAATGCTCGCTGACGAGAAGTAGTCATGGCAGACGCTCTGCAGGTAGAAATCGTCTCGCCGGCAGGCAGCGTCTTTCGGGGCGCTGTTTCCGGCATCATCGCCCCGGGCGTTGAGGGCTCCTTTGAGGTTCTCAAGGACCATGCTCCGATGATCGCGGCCTTTGAGGTCGGCACGCTGAAGGTCAAGAACCAGAAGGGCGAGAGCTTTGAGTTCGTGACTTCTGGCGGTTTCGTCGAAGTGCTCAACAATCGTGTCACGGTTCTGGCCGAGTCGGCCGAGCCCGTCGGCGCGATCGATGTCGAGCGCGCCAAGGCGGCCGAGGAGCGGGCGCTGGAGCGCCTGGCCGAGTCCGGCTCCACAGAAGAGAAAGAGAAGGCTGCTGCAGACCTGGAGCGGGCAAGAAACAGGCTGCGGGCAGCGATGGGCTCGGTTTAGTCCTGCCTGCTGAGAATATGAAGGCCGGGCGTCCGATGGGCGTCCGGCCTTTTCTTTGAGCGGGACGCTCGGCGACCTGAGTGAGAACCTGCGTGTTTGCGGTAGCGGCACCCAGTAGCGTAATTGACCGGGCAATGCCCCCCGGTCTAGTAGGAGCTACCCTTTCCCGCTACCGCATTGAGGAAGAGCTCGGTCGCGGGGGCATGGGCGTGGTATACCGGGCCGTGGACACGCAGTTGGGTCGGTCCGTCGCGCTCAAGGTTCTCACGAAACCCGACGATCCGGAACGCCGCGAGCGTTTCCTCAGGGAGGCCAGATCGGGT
This window encodes:
- the atpD gene encoding F0F1 ATP synthase subunit beta, yielding MEAVATATGEVVQIVGPVVDAQFPADSVPEILDALTIDREDGSTLVLEVQQHLGENRVRTVAMDSTDGLTRGTTVVNTGQAISMPTGPEVRGRLFNVVGRAIDGLPQPASEGDRPIHADPPGYDELATSVEMLETGIKVIDLLQPYARGGKIGLFGGAGVGKTVTIMELINNIAKAHEGLSVFAGVGERTREGNDLMREMLEAGVMDYGEAFRHSMEEGGWDLDKVDMDKVKDSNIALVFGQMNEPPGARARVALSGLTIAEYFRDLGGRDVLLFVDNIFRFTQAGSEVSALLGRMPSAVGYQPTLATEMGALQERITSTKKGSITSVQAIYVPADDLTDPAPATTFAHLDATTVLSRQIASLGLYPAIDPLDSTSRILDPRVIGDDHYDTAMAVKQLLQRYKELQDIIAILGMDELSDEDKLVVGRARRAQRYMSQPFFVAEQFTGTPGAYVKIDDTIRGFKMILSGELDHLPERAFAYKGAIEEVIEAGEKMLADEK
- a CDS encoding F0F1 ATP synthase subunit epsilon — its product is MADALQVEIVSPAGSVFRGAVSGIIAPGVEGSFEVLKDHAPMIAAFEVGTLKVKNQKGESFEFVTSGGFVEVLNNRVTVLAESAEPVGAIDVERAKAAEERALERLAESGSTEEKEKAAADLERARNRLRAAMGSV